The following DNA comes from Flavobacterium sp. N3904.
AATAAAAGAATTGGTATATTTAAAATTGGCTTTATTGAATCTATAGATTGTTCTTGGGAAAGTGATTGGATAATTTTTGCACGCAATTCCGGTGAAATTTCATCAAAATCATTTATATCTGAAAGATTTGTAATTAACTTATTTTCTTTTTTTATTTTTCGTAATGTTAAAGAGTCTTTTACAGAATCAATGATTACATCTAATCTTGCATTTTCAATAGATTTATAAAATTTAGATTCGCCAAACCACAATGAAAATTCGTTTTCATTTTCAATGACTATATGAACACTGTCTGCGCCTTTGGCATTATCTTGTGAGTTTTGTTTGTAGAAAATTTTAGGAACTATTGGTAATGCCTTATAGTATCTTTTCATTATACCGTAAAGTAAGATTTCAGATATTTCACTGCCTCGTCCAATATCTTCATCGCTTTCTGAAAGTCTTAAATTAATAGCGGATTCTGTTAATAATGAATCTTCACCTTCAAGAGCCAATGATTGTCTTTCTCTATAACTTAAAGCAGTTTCTTTTATGTTGTTCCAAATAAATTTTTGAAATTTACTATACTGCCAAAGCCCATTTTCGAAGGTGTTTATTAAACTAAAAACTCTTTTGTTTTCAATAGGATTCAGACTGGGGTCTCCAGTAATTACTGAAAATGCATCATCAATTAGAACTTCAAAATTTATCATCGATTATTTTTATATTTTCGGTTTGTATTAACTTTTTAAAATATCACAATTCCAAGTCAAACTATATTTTGGAAAGTAAATTATTTACCTTTGTTATTGTGTCAATAGAGTCGTTTTTTTAGTCTTTTTTACTTTCTCTTTTGTAAAAAGAGTAGAGGTATATTTCTCATACAATTCAAATAAAAACTCCATTCGCTTTGCATCACTTGTAAAATTTTGTTTGCTATAAGCAGTATCTACCGCCTTATCTAATTCATTATGCGCTTTTATCAATGCGGGAGGCATGGTTAATGGAGAATATAAATCTGCCAAAGAACTTTTTGGAAATTCTGTTCTTACATCTAAAACTTTTTGTGCCTTTTCTTCAATCGCTTTTATTTGTTTATCACTAGGATTTTCCGGCCACGGAAAGTTATTGTAGACAATTGAATTTGAATATCTATAATCACTTTTAAGTCTTCCACATAGTGTACGAACCCAAGACATATGCATTTCGGATGTTAAAATTCCAAAATGAAACATTTTTGCATTTGGTATAATCAAACAAAGATTACTTGCAATTTCATTTGAAGGCATAAATCCAAGAGGAATGTATTTTCTTTTTTCTGATGAAACACTTGGAATGATAATGTATTCACTTTCATTATGCGAAACAAAAGCAAATTGAGAAGGTCTAGTTGCCAATTCTCTTGTTTCTTTTCTGGTGCTACTTTCTCTAAATTTTTTTACTTCTTTTAGTCTTTCAGAAATAAATTTTGATTTACTCAAATCAGATGGCTCTGCATCTTTTAGCCATAAACAATATCTTGGAATATTATTTATGAATTCAACACTACCAACAAATTTCCTTATATATTTAGAAATAAAAGGCTCAATGTCAATTATTGAATTTTTTTCTTCTTCATTGAAAAGCAAAAAACCTCCATCAATTGGCTGATTTCCAAATTTTATTATTGGAATATTGCAGATTGGATTTGATCTTTTGTTTATCAAAAT
Coding sequences within:
- a CDS encoding DUF1837 domain-containing protein, whose protein sequence is MINFEVLIDDAFSVITGDPSLNPIENKRVFSLINTFENGLWQYSKFQKFIWNNIKETALSYRERQSLALEGEDSLLTESAINLRLSESDEDIGRGSEISEILLYGIMKRYYKALPIVPKIFYKQNSQDNAKGADSVHIVIENENEFSLWFGESKFYKSIENARLDVIIDSVKDSLTLRKIKKENKLITNLSDINDFDEISPELRAKIIQSLSQEQSIDSIKPILNIPILLLYQCSITNATTHLTEEYKTQIISHHKERATEYFKRQINKCNDVDLYSEIKFHIILFPVPEKKPIVDKFIEKAQVYRS